The proteins below are encoded in one region of Fibrella aestuarina BUZ 2:
- a CDS encoding YkvA family protein translates to MAKSSLIAKVLSSIFFRRSTHRAGRYAKNGLGMLALIREALNKSKTVSGDDGVGFREQIGLLSRLVKAYASGEYRQVSTKTIVSVLASLIYFVSPLDVIPDVLPFVGFADDIALMVWLFNSLQNELINFRSWEREQARVSGKVIDLE, encoded by the coding sequence ATGGCCAAAAGTAGTCTTATTGCCAAGGTACTCAGTTCAATTTTCTTTCGCCGTTCAACCCACCGGGCGGGCCGTTACGCTAAAAATGGCCTCGGCATGCTGGCGTTGATTCGGGAGGCACTCAACAAAAGCAAAACCGTATCGGGCGATGACGGCGTTGGTTTTCGAGAACAGATTGGCTTGCTGAGCCGCCTGGTAAAAGCTTACGCATCCGGTGAGTACCGCCAGGTTTCGACCAAAACCATCGTATCAGTGCTGGCGTCGTTGATTTATTTCGTATCGCCCCTTGACGTGATCCCCGACGTGCTGCCCTTTGTTGGCTTCGCCGACGACATCGCGCTGATGGTCTGGCTCTTCAACTCGTTGCAGAACGAACTGATCAACTTCCGCAGTTGGGAACGCGAACAGGCGCGGGTATCGGGGAAAGTTATTGACCTTGAGTAG
- a CDS encoding Sec-independent protein translocase subunit TatA/TatB encodes MITASIYAIMGLGGQEMLLIFLALLLFFGAKKLPELARGLGKGIREFKDATKDVRENIEDGLKETK; translated from the coding sequence ATGATTACAGCATCCATTTATGCAATTATGGGTCTGGGCGGTCAAGAGATGCTGCTCATTTTCTTAGCGCTATTGTTGTTCTTTGGTGCCAAGAAACTGCCTGAACTGGCCCGTGGTCTTGGTAAAGGTATCCGTGAATTTAAGGATGCTACCAAAGACGTCCGCGAGAACATCGAAGACGGCCTTAAGGAAACGAAGTAA